Proteins encoded by one window of Sphaerodactylus townsendi isolate TG3544 linkage group LG04, MPM_Stown_v2.3, whole genome shotgun sequence:
- the TIMM10B gene encoding mitochondrial import inner membrane translocase subunit Tim10 B: MELPAAAAEETQQLRSLRDFLLAYNRLTESCFQRCACDLGHRALSRREESCLDCCAGKLLRSNHRLMAAYVRLMPALLQRRLADQAPDPARDPGPSPPRAAAAAAGLPPE; encoded by the exons ATGGAgctgccggcggcggcggcggaagaGACCCAGCAACTGCGCAGC CTGCGGGACTTCCTGCTGGCCTACAACCGCCTGACCGAGTCCTGCTTCCAGCGCTGCGCCTGCGACCTCGGCCACCGCGCCCTCTCCCGCCGGGAG GAGTCGTGCCTGGACTGCTGCGCGGGGAAGCTGCTGCGCTCCAACCACCGCCTGATGGCCGCCTACGTCCGCCTCATGCCCGCCCTGCTCCAGCGCCGCCTGGCCGACCAGGCCCCCGACCCCGCCCGGGACCCCGGCCCCTCGCCcccccgcgccgccgccgccgccgccgggcttCCTCCCGAGTAG